In one Arachis duranensis cultivar V14167 chromosome 9, aradu.V14167.gnm2.J7QH, whole genome shotgun sequence genomic region, the following are encoded:
- the LOC107466230 gene encoding putative protein phosphatase 2C-like protein 44 has protein sequence MGFKYLPLKLKVFRLKRFLLGRGRRGVKRKHVMVPAKKPSWMMPITHGYYVVEHHQGSEKDLLNFDSVVVQREQMDHNELWYFGIFDVVVGDVVTKYIQSNFFNKKLQESHLRRKSKETLKRAYLGARAKIREEYESDERSRMGSGSCVMVINGEKLVIANMGDYKTVVCRDGIAHHHTSSGRHHQHSPRIHWSRRLFSGKSHSRGSELVVKGERIDSDTEFLIMASNGIWEVMQNQEAVNLISHIEDPQEAAEFLAKEAMNRMSKSNISCLIIRFE, from the exons atgggatTCAAATATCTTCCTCTCAAGCTTAag GTTTTCCGGCTGAAACGGTTTCTGCTAGGCCGCGGCCGAAGAGGAGTAAAGAGAAAGCATGTGATGGTGCCTGCAAAGAAGCCTTCATGGATGATGCCAATAACACATGGATATTATGTGGTGGAGCATCATCAAGGTTCTGAAAAAGACCTTTTGAACTTTGATTCAGTAGTGGTGCAAAGAGAGCAAATGGATCATAATGAATTGTGGTATTTCGGAATCTTTGACGTTGTAGTTGGAGATGTGGTTACCAAGTACATTCAATCCAATTTCTTTAACAAGAAGCTTCAAGag TCTCATTTAAGGAGGAAAAGCAAGGAAACGCTGAAGAGGGCATACCTTGGTGCAAGGGCAAAGATAAGAGAGGAGTATGAATCAGATGAAAGAAGCAGAATGGGTTCAGGATCATGTGTTATGGTGATAAATGGAGAGAAGCTTGTGATAGCAAACATGGGAGATTATAAAACTGTTGTCTGCAGAGATGGCATAGCTCATCATCACACATCATCTGGTAGACACCACCAACATTCACCAAGAATACATTGGTCTCGCAGACTCTTCTCCG GTAAAAGTCATTCTAGAGGCTCAGAACTTGTTGTGAAAGGAGAAAGGATTGATTCAGATACTGAATTTCTGATAATGGCCAGCAATGGTATATGGGAG GTGATGCAGAATCAAGAGGCAGTGAATCTGATAAGTCACATAGAGGATCCCCAAGAAGCAGCGGAATTCTTGGCAAAGGAAGCTATGAATAGGATGAGCAAAAGCAACATCTCATGCTTAATCATTCGCTTTGAGTGA